Proteins found in one Candidatus Cloacimonadota bacterium genomic segment:
- a CDS encoding GHKL domain-containing protein: protein MTQFNDYSKDITSLKLYDQVHNLYSNHKDSIDKEEVSKILTDINKIELTTYLFQKDMTLYSTLYVVISGLVVLIIMLIVLTLITRPLNRLQTGTKKIAGGDLKVRVRESRFSPINGLIVSFNNMVEELESNRDKLVQAEKDMMWREMAQVMAHEIKNPLTPLRLSAERMEMKYWGKSENFDKIFQDSMEVINEEINNLQHLVKEFSRFARMPSANFEHYDINEQIRDIIAPYRTKADITLSLDPELPEFYGDRMQMKQVFVNLIQNAIQASSSRSIIEISSRTDGALFIFSIKDSGEGISPEDMERIFRPYYTTKEKGTGLGLSIVKRMITQHQGTIEVDSKKGEGTTFTIRIQIQKKHKEAENEDFSY from the coding sequence ATGACTCAATTCAATGACTATTCTAAGGATATCACCTCACTCAAACTGTATGATCAAGTACATAATCTATACAGCAATCATAAAGATAGTATAGACAAAGAAGAAGTCTCCAAGATCCTAACTGATATTAACAAAATCGAGCTAACAACCTATCTTTTCCAAAAGGATATGACCCTTTATTCTACCCTGTATGTTGTTATATCAGGACTCGTCGTACTTATTATTATGCTCATTGTGCTTACGCTTATTACCAGACCGCTCAACCGGCTGCAGACAGGAACTAAAAAGATCGCTGGTGGAGATTTGAAAGTAAGAGTTCGTGAATCTCGTTTTTCTCCTATTAATGGACTGATCGTTTCCTTTAACAACATGGTGGAAGAACTCGAGAGTAATAGAGATAAATTAGTCCAGGCGGAAAAAGATATGATGTGGCGTGAAATGGCTCAGGTTATGGCGCATGAAATCAAAAATCCACTTACCCCGCTTCGGCTTTCTGCCGAACGAATGGAGATGAAATATTGGGGAAAAAGTGAGAACTTTGATAAAATTTTCCAAGATTCGATGGAAGTTATCAATGAGGAAATTAACAATCTTCAGCACCTTGTGAAGGAATTCTCGCGGTTTGCCCGAATGCCCTCCGCAAATTTCGAACATTACGACATCAATGAGCAGATACGCGACATCATCGCACCCTATCGCACAAAAGCAGATATCACACTCTCCCTCGATCCGGAGCTCCCTGAATTCTATGGAGATAGAATGCAGATGAAGCAGGTTTTTGTGAATCTAATCCAGAATGCGATCCAGGCATCTTCCTCTCGAAGTATTATCGAAATATCTTCAAGGACTGATGGTGCTTTATTCATATTTTCCATCAAAGATTCAGGTGAAGGTATTTCTCCAGAGGATATGGAACGTATCTTCCGCCCCTATTATACGACAAAGGAAAAAGGAACAGGACTGGGGCTTTCAATTGTGAAGAGGATGATAACCCAGCATCAGGGCACGATTGAGGTTGACAGCAAAAAGGGTGAAGGTACAACATTTACAATAAGAATTCAGATACAAAAGAAACATAAAGAAGCAGAAAATGAAGATTTTAGTTATTGA
- a CDS encoding sigma-54-dependent Fis family transcriptional regulator, translating into MKILVIDDEKNIRRTLTDILEDEGYTVLDAVSGEEGLQVLARENIDLLLLDVKLSGMDGIEVLKKVRKDFPSLDVIMISGHSTIKTAVQAVQMGAYNFLEKPLSLHKIIVSARNIADKIKLYKKYNEEQKDIESHYKMIGISPEFERVRSLIEKVSKTDSKVLIRGESGTGKELVAYAIHNKSERKNGPFVKFNSAAIPNELVESELFGHEKGAFTGAEDKKLGKLEVAHEGTLFLDEIGDMNLNAQAKMLRVIQEGKFERIGSNNIIDIDVRILAATNKNLEQMVQDGTFREDLFYRLNVIPIIIPPLRERISDIPVLLEYYLDYYAVELKDHPKKFSSQAMRLLQSYPFPGNIRELKNLIERLYIISPEKIITESDVAPQIKMLPAKAKAETHLFEINNFTDAKKQFEIDYLKEQLDKYNWNISLTAENIGLQQSNLSRKLKDLGIDKD; encoded by the coding sequence ATGAAGATTTTAGTTATTGACGACGAAAAAAATATTCGACGCACACTGACGGATATTCTTGAAGATGAGGGCTATACTGTCCTCGATGCTGTATCGGGGGAAGAGGGATTGCAGGTTCTTGCCCGGGAAAACATCGATCTCCTTCTTCTCGACGTGAAACTCTCAGGTATGGACGGCATTGAAGTGCTGAAAAAAGTACGTAAGGATTTCCCCTCTCTCGACGTGATCATGATTTCAGGTCACAGTACGATCAAAACTGCAGTTCAAGCAGTACAGATGGGTGCTTATAACTTCCTCGAAAAACCGCTTTCTCTGCATAAAATTATTGTATCAGCTCGTAATATCGCTGACAAGATCAAACTCTACAAGAAATATAATGAAGAACAAAAGGATATTGAATCCCATTATAAGATGATCGGCATCTCACCTGAATTTGAAAGAGTGAGAAGTCTTATAGAGAAGGTCAGCAAGACGGACAGTAAAGTCTTGATACGTGGTGAAAGCGGAACAGGTAAAGAGCTGGTTGCCTATGCAATTCATAATAAAAGCGAGCGTAAGAATGGACCGTTCGTAAAATTTAACTCAGCTGCTATTCCAAACGAACTGGTCGAGAGTGAACTTTTCGGTCATGAGAAAGGTGCCTTCACCGGCGCTGAGGATAAGAAACTCGGAAAGCTTGAAGTTGCACATGAAGGAACCCTTTTCCTCGATGAGATCGGAGACATGAACCTGAATGCACAGGCAAAAATGCTTCGTGTGATCCAGGAAGGAAAATTCGAGCGCATCGGGTCTAACAACATCATCGATATCGATGTACGTATCCTTGCTGCAACAAACAAAAACCTCGAGCAAATGGTGCAGGATGGTACGTTCCGGGAAGACCTTTTCTACCGACTCAATGTGATCCCCATCATCATCCCGCCGCTGCGGGAAAGAATATCGGACATCCCCGTTCTCCTTGAGTATTATCTTGATTACTATGCAGTTGAACTAAAAGATCATCCAAAGAAATTTTCATCGCAGGCGATGCGGCTTCTGCAAAGTTATCCATTCCCGGGAAATATCAGGGAATTGAAAAATCTTATTGAGCGACTGTATATTATTTCACCAGAAAAAATTATTACCGAATCAGATGTCGCACCCCAGATAAAAATGCTTCCTGCAAAGGCAAAAGCAGAGACGCATCTTTTTGAAATCAATAATTTTACAGACGCCAAAAAACAGTTTGAAATAGATTATTTGAAAGAACAGCTTGACAAATATAATTGGAATATAAGTCTTACGGCTGAAAATATCGGTCTTCAGCAATCAAATCTTTCACGTAAATTGAAGGATCTCGGGATCGATAAAGATTAG
- a CDS encoding Mut7-C ubiquitin/RNAse domain-containing protein yields the protein MLSIHLRFYEELNDFLPEEKRKVRFIHTIPIRTSIEDLIESFNIPHTQVSMILVNDEQKDFSYLIDDNDRISVYPFFHSFNVTSVTRIPHNVPKKIRFIADQHLGNLARHLRLCGIDTEFNEGFHGHELVEIANKGDRILLTKSHNILKRNDLKFGYFVYASDLEEQLDEVILQYNLKDGIVLFSRCIECNTLLIPIDKSVIEDRLPEKVRKLHDNFTYCKKCDKIYWQGSHYQKMKQKINTIL from the coding sequence ATGCTAAGCATTCACCTTCGATTCTACGAAGAGCTGAATGATTTTCTCCCTGAAGAAAAAAGAAAAGTTAGATTTATTCACACAATTCCTATTCGAACCTCTATAGAAGACCTTATCGAATCGTTCAATATACCCCATACTCAGGTTAGTATGATACTTGTGAATGATGAACAAAAAGATTTCTCCTATCTTATTGATGATAATGATCGAATAAGTGTGTATCCTTTCTTTCATTCTTTTAATGTAACGTCTGTAACCCGCATTCCTCATAACGTTCCTAAGAAAATTCGCTTCATCGCAGATCAGCATCTTGGAAATCTTGCCCGGCATCTCAGATTGTGTGGCATCGATACAGAATTCAATGAAGGTTTTCACGGACATGAGCTTGTTGAAATTGCAAATAAAGGTGACAGGATTCTCCTTACAAAAAGTCATAACATCCTTAAAAGGAATGACCTCAAATTTGGTTATTTTGTTTATGCTTCTGATCTAGAAGAACAACTCGATGAGGTTATTCTACAATATAATTTGAAAGATGGTATTGTACTTTTCTCGCGATGCATTGAATGTAATACTCTTCTTATACCTATTGATAAATCTGTAATCGAGGATCGGCTTCCTGAAAAGGTAAGAAAGCTGCATGATAATTTTACCTATTGCAAAAAATGTGATAAAATCTACTGGCAGGGCTCTCACTATCAGAAAATGAAACAGAAGATTAATACTATATTATAA
- a CDS encoding PDZ domain-containing protein, which yields MKKLSVILVVLLLGATTILNADHPFTYMVDGWGQEDVDINIDLSELKDLKKLQEEQIKKSIQISMGDYSEDSPLLGVYLADLTFKEAYEMHYDYNYGVLLSGVVPGGAAQQAGLMKGDIIMEFAGQKPRYEAQLSTMIKSQKVGDAVDIVFFRNEQIYETVAVLQSRQKPKVDETTGQMIIPQKPKLDAGGGGGSWIPMWFVDKNKFEDVNKIIKAFGFAPLREDGMFLNGFGGKGNIGKNWFLGGLGEWYDIDRKMIDTTGVKRMKYSLGFGGVTLDKRLMLSKNLATSLGFMLGWGGHTLELSHVGDNYDWNQLNTQLASSNNNYVKLEKNYILFQPKFEVLYRLTDWLGIRAAVGYMLSYSYHSGWNANICDDIFEVKNSPETKLDGLTISVGPWFGF from the coding sequence ATGAAAAAGTTAAGTGTTATCCTGGTTGTATTGCTCCTTGGAGCAACAACCATACTCAATGCAGACCATCCATTTACGTATATGGTTGATGGATGGGGACAAGAAGATGTTGACATCAACATTGACCTATCTGAACTCAAGGACCTCAAGAAATTGCAGGAAGAACAAATCAAGAAATCAATCCAGATCTCAATGGGAGATTATAGTGAAGATTCACCACTTCTTGGTGTTTACCTTGCAGATTTGACATTCAAAGAAGCCTATGAAATGCACTATGATTATAATTATGGTGTTCTTCTTTCTGGTGTTGTTCCGGGTGGAGCAGCTCAACAAGCAGGTTTGATGAAAGGTGACATAATTATGGAATTCGCCGGTCAAAAACCACGCTATGAAGCTCAGCTTTCAACAATGATCAAGAGCCAAAAAGTCGGCGATGCAGTTGATATTGTCTTTTTCAGAAATGAACAAATTTATGAGACTGTTGCAGTTCTTCAATCACGTCAAAAACCTAAAGTTGATGAAACAACAGGCCAGATGATTATACCCCAAAAGCCAAAATTGGATGCAGGTGGAGGCGGTGGCAGCTGGATACCTATGTGGTTCGTTGACAAAAATAAATTTGAAGACGTAAACAAAATCATCAAAGCATTCGGTTTTGCACCTCTTCGAGAAGACGGCATGTTCCTGAATGGCTTTGGTGGTAAGGGTAATATTGGCAAGAATTGGTTCCTTGGCGGCTTGGGTGAGTGGTATGATATCGACAGAAAGATGATCGATACTACTGGTGTAAAACGCATGAAATATAGTCTTGGATTTGGTGGTGTTACACTTGATAAGCGCTTAATGCTCAGCAAGAACCTTGCTACATCCCTTGGCTTTATGCTTGGCTGGGGAGGTCATACACTCGAACTTTCTCATGTTGGTGATAACTATGATTGGAACCAGCTGAACACTCAACTTGCAAGTTCTAATAATAACTATGTAAAACTTGAGAAAAATTACATTCTGTTCCAACCAAAATTTGAAGTACTATATCGCTTAACAGACTGGCTTGGTATTCGTGCAGCAGTTGGATATATGCTCAGCTACTCATACCATAGCGGCTGGAATGCAAATATCTGCGATGACATCTTTGAAGTGAAGAATTCACCTGAAACCAAACTTGATGGCCTAACGATCAGCGTTGGTCCATGGTTCGGATTCTAA
- a CDS encoding O-acetyl-ADP-ribose deacetylase, protein MQITINKTAVTILQGDITVQDTQAIVNAANSSLMGGGGVDGAIHRAGGYEILEHCKRIRKERGKLPPGNAVITTAGNLPAEFVIHTVGPIWRGGTNKESEVLRNCYRNVLSLAQKEYIKSISFSSISTGIYGYPIEKASKIALTTVIEYIEKHGYFKEIRFVLFSDNDLKIYQETINKLTS, encoded by the coding sequence ATGCAGATCACAATAAACAAAACAGCTGTAACGATACTTCAGGGAGATATTACGGTTCAGGATACGCAGGCAATTGTTAATGCAGCGAACTCTTCACTTATGGGTGGCGGAGGTGTGGATGGTGCAATTCACCGAGCCGGCGGATACGAAATACTAGAACACTGCAAACGAATTCGCAAAGAGCGTGGCAAACTACCACCAGGCAATGCAGTTATCACAACTGCAGGTAATTTGCCTGCGGAATTCGTGATACACACTGTCGGTCCAATATGGAGAGGTGGAACAAACAAAGAGTCAGAAGTTCTAAGAAATTGCTACCGGAATGTACTCTCACTCGCTCAAAAAGAGTATATCAAAAGCATTTCATTTTCTTCGATCAGCACGGGCATCTATGGTTATCCAATCGAAAAAGCGAGTAAGATCGCATTAACCACCGTAATCGAATACATTGAGAAACACGGTTATTTTAAAGAGATACGATTTGTGCTTTTCTCAGACAATGACCTTAAAATATATCAAGAAACCATAAATAAATTGACATCCTGA
- the elbB gene encoding isoprenoid biosynthesis glyoxalase ElbB, whose translation MQNASNLNIGVVLSGSGWKDGSEIHEAVCTLLALDKAHAGIIIMAPDKEQLDVVNHWTNQQVKNEERNVIIESARIARGNIRTIKDFSAGELDGLILPGGIGAMKNLCNFAVKGMNMEVDRDLEKLLIEMHSQKKPLGFMCIAPIIAAKVFAQEHPTLTIGNDSGTASKIEAFGAKHVDCPVDDIVFDDNTLIVTTPAYMLGPSISYIAVGIEKLVNKVLELADSRNG comes from the coding sequence ATGCAAAATGCAAGTAATTTGAATATTGGAGTGGTTCTAAGTGGATCGGGATGGAAGGATGGGTCGGAGATCCATGAAGCAGTATGCACACTGCTGGCTCTTGATAAAGCACATGCCGGAATTATCATAATGGCTCCGGATAAGGAACAACTTGATGTTGTTAATCATTGGACCAATCAACAAGTAAAGAATGAAGAAAGAAATGTCATTATTGAATCTGCTCGAATTGCACGTGGTAATATCCGAACAATTAAAGATTTTAGTGCAGGTGAACTGGATGGGTTGATCTTACCCGGGGGTATCGGTGCAATGAAAAATCTGTGTAACTTTGCAGTAAAAGGGATGAACATGGAAGTTGATCGTGATCTTGAAAAACTCCTCATAGAGATGCATTCTCAGAAGAAACCTCTCGGTTTTATGTGTATTGCACCAATAATCGCTGCAAAAGTGTTCGCTCAAGAGCATCCTACGTTAACTATTGGAAATGATTCCGGTACTGCAAGCAAGATCGAAGCCTTTGGAGCAAAACACGTGGATTGTCCTGTAGATGATATTGTGTTCGATGATAATACACTTATTGTAACGACTCCAGCATACATGTTAGGTCCAAGTATTTCGTATATTGCAGTCGGTATAGAAAAATTGGTTAACAAAGTTCTCGAACTTGCAGATTCAAGGAATGGATAA
- a CDS encoding NADP-dependent isocitrate dehydrogenase, with protein MTTPQETDKIIYTKVDEAPALATYSLLPTIKAFADVAGVRVETRDISLAGRIIANFSEYLTAEQRVTNDLEELGELVKKPEANVIKLPCISASIPQMKAAIKELQQKGYAIPDYPEEPKTEEEKKIKATFDKIKGSAVNPVLREGNSDRRVPPPVKNYAKKNPHSMGKWSPDSKSHVSHMSSGDLASNEKSRTITKETAGNCRIEFINPQGEVNVLKDKLNLVKGEIIDGTVMSNKALREFLEGLIEEAKKEDVLFSVHLKATMMKVSDPIIFGHVVSVFFKDVFEKHAKIFEELGVVPSNGLGDLYHKIDTLPEDKRKEIEKDIEAVYKKRPKLAMVDSDKGITNLHVPSDVIIDASMPAAIRNSGRMWGPDGELHDTMFVIPDSSYAGVYKEVIEFSKKHGELDPQTMGNIPNVGLMAQKAEEYGSHDKTFLCPGNGKIVVTAENGQTLLVHEVEKDDIWRMCQVKDLPIQDWVKLAVDRARKTGAPAVFWLNQFRAHDRELIKKVEKYLKKHDTEGLDIRIMTPIEATRFSLERMKEGKDTISVTGNVLRDYLTDLFPILEVGTSAKMLSIVPLMQGGGLFETGAGGSAPKHVQQFTKEGHLRWDSLGEFLALAASLEHLSDKTKNEKAKVLAETLDQATEKFLENRKSPSRKVKELDNRGSHFYLTYYWAEALANQEKDKRMQHSFLKLYKHLKKNKEQILKELSEVQGKPVDLGGYYKPDELKAAKAMRPSITFNTIIDLFATKSLN; from the coding sequence ATGACTACTCCACAAGAAACAGATAAAATAATTTATACTAAAGTAGATGAAGCTCCTGCTTTGGCTACCTATTCTTTGTTGCCCACAATCAAAGCTTTTGCCGATGTAGCTGGCGTAAGAGTGGAAACCAGAGATATTTCTCTGGCAGGTCGAATTATTGCTAACTTTTCGGAATATCTTACAGCAGAACAACGTGTAACGAACGATCTGGAAGAGCTTGGTGAGCTGGTAAAAAAACCGGAAGCAAATGTCATTAAGCTTCCCTGCATCAGCGCATCCATTCCACAGATGAAAGCCGCTATTAAAGAACTTCAGCAAAAAGGATATGCTATTCCTGACTATCCTGAAGAACCGAAGACAGAAGAAGAAAAGAAGATAAAAGCAACCTTTGATAAGATCAAAGGAAGTGCGGTGAATCCTGTACTCAGAGAAGGTAACTCCGATCGACGTGTTCCTCCTCCAGTAAAAAATTACGCCAAGAAAAATCCCCATTCCATGGGAAAATGGTCTCCCGATTCCAAATCTCACGTATCTCATATGAGCAGTGGAGACCTGGCTTCCAACGAAAAATCCCGCACAATAACCAAAGAAACTGCTGGAAACTGCAGAATTGAATTCATCAATCCGCAAGGTGAAGTAAACGTTCTCAAAGACAAATTAAACCTTGTTAAAGGTGAGATCATCGACGGAACAGTAATGAGCAACAAAGCTCTGCGTGAATTCTTAGAAGGTCTAATCGAAGAAGCTAAAAAAGAAGATGTGCTTTTCTCCGTGCATTTGAAAGCAACAATGATGAAAGTATCCGATCCGATCATTTTCGGTCATGTGGTCTCTGTATTCTTCAAAGATGTTTTTGAAAAGCATGCCAAAATATTTGAAGAATTGGGTGTTGTTCCCAGCAATGGTCTTGGTGATCTCTATCATAAGATCGATACACTTCCTGAAGATAAAAGAAAAGAGATAGAAAAAGATATCGAAGCCGTTTACAAAAAACGTCCTAAATTGGCGATGGTTGATTCCGATAAAGGTATCACTAATCTGCACGTTCCCAGTGATGTTATCATCGATGCTTCTATGCCAGCAGCAATTAGAAATTCCGGCAGAATGTGGGGACCGGACGGTGAACTGCATGATACCATGTTTGTGATTCCAGACAGCAGTTATGCTGGTGTGTATAAAGAAGTTATCGAGTTCAGTAAAAAGCATGGTGAACTCGATCCTCAAACGATGGGAAATATTCCAAACGTAGGTTTGATGGCTCAAAAAGCTGAGGAATATGGTTCTCACGACAAAACATTCCTGTGTCCTGGTAATGGGAAAATTGTGGTTACAGCTGAAAATGGACAAACATTGTTGGTTCATGAAGTGGAAAAAGATGATATCTGGCGTATGTGCCAGGTTAAAGATCTGCCAATTCAGGACTGGGTAAAACTGGCTGTAGATAGAGCTCGTAAAACCGGTGCTCCGGCAGTTTTCTGGTTAAATCAATTCCGTGCTCACGATCGTGAACTGATCAAAAAAGTAGAAAAGTATTTGAAGAAGCACGATACTGAAGGTCTGGATATTCGCATCATGACGCCCATCGAAGCAACCCGTTTTTCCTTGGAAAGAATGAAAGAAGGAAAGGATACCATCTCTGTAACCGGTAACGTATTACGAGATTATCTGACAGACCTTTTCCCGATCCTGGAAGTGGGAACAAGTGCCAAAATGCTCTCAATCGTACCTCTGATGCAGGGTGGCGGGTTGTTTGAAACCGGTGCAGGTGGATCTGCACCCAAACACGTGCAACAGTTTACTAAAGAAGGACATCTGCGTTGGGATTCTTTAGGAGAATTCCTGGCTCTGGCTGCTTCACTTGAACATTTGAGCGATAAAACTAAAAACGAGAAAGCTAAAGTTCTAGCCGAGACACTGGATCAGGCAACTGAGAAATTCCTGGAAAATAGAAAGTCACCTTCTCGCAAAGTTAAGGAATTGGATAATCGTGGAAGTCATTTCTATCTGACTTATTATTGGGCAGAAGCTCTGGCAAATCAGGAAAAGGATAAAAGAATGCAGCACAGTTTCCTGAAATTGTATAAGCATCTAAAAAAAAATAAAGAACAGATTTTAAAGGAACTTTCCGAAGTTCAGGGTAAACCGGTCGATCTTGGTGGATATTATAAACCGGACGAATTGAAAGCTGCCAAGGCAATGCGTCCAAGCATCACCTTTAATACGATCATCGATCTGTTCGCTACAAAATCGTTGAACTAA
- a CDS encoding DUF4097 family beta strand repeat protein → MKIIKLLIVLILIPLLFASCEIRFDGDKIRVKGITLEHSRVITLTDSKTYDTFTVEAHSGNISLKGDSSYQLEVKVWERYENDVMLSLENGKLVGETASGKPFAIASIEGIIPSKSSIDIETGAGNILIDNIEGKAFEVESGAGNLNFSNCTYPFMEFSTGAGNIMVTNAETDAIEMNTGAGNILIKSLITERLDCNTGVGNIDVYNSTAKVAECNSGIGNISVSESQFEKHDLNTGIGKINYRNNGSSVEL, encoded by the coding sequence ATGAAAATAATTAAGCTACTCATCGTACTTATACTCATTCCTCTGCTATTCGCATCCTGTGAGATCCGCTTCGATGGCGATAAAATACGCGTGAAAGGCATTACACTTGAACATTCTCGAGTTATCACGCTTACAGATAGTAAAACATATGATACATTCACTGTTGAAGCTCACTCGGGAAATATTTCTCTTAAAGGCGATTCATCCTATCAATTAGAAGTAAAAGTATGGGAACGATATGAGAATGATGTAATGTTGTCATTAGAAAATGGTAAACTAGTTGGCGAAACAGCTTCAGGAAAACCATTTGCCATTGCATCGATCGAAGGAATCATACCTTCAAAATCTTCTATTGATATAGAAACAGGTGCTGGAAATATCCTGATTGATAACATCGAAGGAAAAGCCTTTGAGGTAGAATCCGGTGCAGGAAATCTGAATTTCAGTAATTGCACGTATCCGTTTATGGAGTTCTCAACGGGTGCCGGGAATATAATGGTTACCAACGCTGAAACCGATGCAATAGAAATGAATACAGGTGCTGGAAATATCCTTATTAAATCCCTTATCACAGAAAGACTTGATTGCAATACAGGAGTAGGTAATATTGATGTATATAACTCAACGGCAAAAGTGGCAGAGTGCAACTCAGGTATTGGAAATATATCCGTATCAGAATCTCAATTTGAAAAACATGACCTTAATACAGGCATTGGCAAGATTAACTATCGTAATAATGGGAGTTCTGTCGAACTATAA
- a CDS encoding glycerol-3-phosphate acyltransferase, producing MNFEILKLIFLSIAGYLIGSLSFSVIVTKLVAGRDIRNIDFKNAGAYNVFKNIGSGWGCVVAVLDGLKGFFLICIGFLLKMDVPHIIIAASFVIIGHCFPVYYHFYGGRGGAPVIGILLPFLPIELAIWFIPAILLGLFIKRLGFFPVFWLFFVLMTMLIFNWSNQTPAAVNALLYVMLLTGVLNTVIILSRRDARVVEE from the coding sequence ATGAATTTTGAGATATTGAAGCTTATCTTTCTATCGATAGCTGGTTACCTGATCGGCTCTCTCTCTTTTAGCGTGATCGTCACGAAATTAGTTGCAGGACGGGATATTCGAAATATCGATTTTAAAAATGCGGGTGCATACAATGTTTTCAAGAACATCGGCAGCGGCTGGGGATGTGTCGTCGCTGTACTGGATGGTCTCAAGGGATTTTTCCTTATCTGTATTGGTTTTCTTCTTAAAATGGATGTCCCCCACATCATAATTGCTGCATCCTTTGTGATAATCGGGCACTGTTTCCCTGTGTATTATCATTTCTATGGCGGTCGAGGTGGAGCTCCGGTCATTGGTATTTTACTTCCATTTCTGCCCATCGAGCTCGCAATCTGGTTCATACCTGCTATCCTGCTCGGATTATTCATCAAACGGCTTGGATTCTTTCCTGTTTTCTGGCTCTTTTTCGTTTTGATGACCATGCTGATCTTTAACTGGTCGAATCAAACACCTGCTGCAGTTAACGCACTGCTCTATGTTATGCTCCTGACCGGTGTGCTGAATACTGTTATTATCCTCTCCCGCAGAGATGCCAGAGTCGTAGAAGAATAA